TACATTTCCTGTAATGTATGCTCTTCGCGGTCTGCTAAACACTTTAAAAATGGATACATAAATTCTTGATAACCTGGCATAGACACTTCCATCATCCTTTCCAAATTTTAATTTATAATTTGTTATTCGAGAATGTTGTACTATGTGCTTTTTTACATTATCTTCAATACGCATCATACCAATGAATTCGATTGGTAACAATTAAATAATGAATAGCCATAAAATAAAAAGTACCTATGCGTGATATTTTTTAAATTGGTTTAACAAGCAAAAATGTTTGAATCCTCGCACTAATTTTCGCACGACATTACTACAAATATCAGCGTTCGTAAGAGTACAATTTAACGAACGGATTGAAATGGATTAAAAAACAGCGAAAAGAATGCTCATAAATGTATCAAAACACTTTGCGAACGTTCATTAATTTACACATACTTATACGAACGATTTTCAGGTATAATATAAGGAAAGAATCTTTTTCGAGGTAAATTATGGAGCATCGCAAATTTGGTTACATACGCGTCAGCAGCAAAGATCAAAATGAAGGTCGACAATTAGAAGCTATGAAAAAGTTAGATATTAATGAACGCGATATTTATTTGGATAAGCAAAGCGGAAAGAACTTTGAACGTGTAAACTATCAATTGCTTAAACGGATTATCCGAAAAGGTGACGTATTGTATATCCATTCGCTGGATCGATTTGGTCGTAACAAAGAAGAAATCCTGCATGAATGGAATGACCTGACGAAGAACATCGAAGCCGATATTGTTGTCATGGATATGCCGTTACTTGATACGACGCAATATAAAGACAGCATGGGAACCTTTATCGCGGATTTAGTTTTGCAGATCCTCTCCTGGATGGCTGAAGAGGAACGAGAACGCATCCGGAAACGGCAACGTGAAGGAATCGATTTGGCGTTGCAAAATGGGGTTCAGTTTGGAAGACCTAAAGTTTTTGTTTCAGAAGAGTTTAAAGAGGTTTACAGAAAATGGAAATCTGGAGAAATAACAGCTGTGGAAGCTATGAGGGAATCTGGAGTTAAAAAGACTAGCTTTTATAAATTGGTGAAAACACTCGAAGAAGAAACATCGAGCAGATTATAATAGAAGAAACTCTTAAAACCTCCTTTACCAAGAATGGCAAAAGAGGTTTTTTATATACTTACAACCACTGCTTTAAAGTTTCGGAATTCAACAGTTTTATAGTACCCAAGTTTATCTCTCTTATATACCTATAAATATTTGTCCAAAGTTGTCTCGGATACCGTTAGATAATGCTGAACTAAAGTTTCAAGTGATTTATGTCCTGTTTGTTGCGCGATAGTTGGTAAATCTGCACCTGCTGTTTGCATCGCTACCACCTGGCTTTTTCTGAAATTGTATCCGGTAAGTCCCCCAGTCCACCGCTTCAGAGCTTTACAATAACCTATTTCACTAATAACTGTGCTCTCATAGCGTTCATTCTTATATACTCTTCCTACAAAGTAATCGTCTGTTTTAAGATTGTATTCACGTATATAATCTTCAATTGCGATAATAACTTCTGGTGTAAGCCGTTTAGTATGCCATCTTTTTTGTTTCTTCAAATAAACATGAACGGATCTGTTTTTAAAATCAAAGTCTGATATTTTTAAACGAACCATTTCATTAGGTCGGTTAGCGGTTACAAGATTAACTAAACAAATTGCTTTTGCTCTTATCGGTAGCTTGTTAAGAGTATCCAACAATTCTCTCTTATCAATGGCTGATTTTCCTCGAACCTGAATTAAATGGGCATATTCATCTTCACGATACATTTTCCGCATCGCTGAAAGCTCGTATGCAACTCTAGCCTCTCCTTTGTATTCTATACAATGAATTACACTTAAGTATTTTCTAATAGCTGCCAGTCTACGTTCCCATGTCGTTTTTTTATTCTTTGTTTGGTCAATGATATATATAAATAATCGAGCAGCGCCTCTGTTCCAATTAGTTGGCTAGTATTGGTGCAATATTCTTTGAACCTACGAATATCCCCTTCATATTGTCTTGGGATCTCCCCCATCTTATTTTCAATATCAACTTTTCTGTCGTAGTAACGTTTTTGGGTCTCAATTGTATCTTGGTGCTTTGCTAATTTAAAATCTGACATTCTTTTTCCTCCCCACTTCTTTTCAAAATCATTCTTGGTCAATATTTTTGACAGATTGATCTTGAGAATAATTATGAGGCAAAACAAAAAAGGCTGAGAAGAAAATTAGAGACTTCTTCGCTGTCTCTTATAAATGATCGTTTTGATTCACTTTCTTAAATTTTAATCTAAAACATAATTCTACTTAATTATTTATAAACCAGGGGAAATTATAGGTTAGACATTTTAAATGGTATAGTATTTCTATTGATAGAAAGTAATGCTTATATATAGGAGTGGATTCTGCATGGATAAATTATTTCAATATGTTCGAGAATTAACCGATGCCTCAAGAAATGGAAAACTTGTGTTTTTTGTAGGTGCTGGCGTCTCTACACTTTCTGATTATCCTCAATGGAGTAAGCTAGTTGATAAGTATCACCTAGAACTTTACGGCAAAGTGAAAAAAGAAAGATATTCAGCTGATGAATATCTACGAATCCCTCAAATTTTCCATGATGTAAAAGGGGAAGAAGCATATAATCAAATACTTGAAGAAACATTTTCAGTAGATAGACCGACAAATCCTATTCACGACAAGATACTAGCTATGAATCCAGCACATATTATTACAACTAACTATGATGACTTAATTGAAAAAACTTGCTGGAAACGCGGCAAATATTTCAGCTTAATCAGTGCAGAAGATGACGTAGCATGTGCCACTTCTCCAAAGTATTTATTAAAAGTGCATGGTGATTTTAGAAGAGGATATACAGGAGATCACATAGTTTTAAAGGAAAGTGATTATATGAATTTCGAGCAAGATCGTCCCCTAATCAGTAATCTTATGAAAACGATTATGGCTACGCATACAATCGTTTTTATTGGATATGGTTTAGGAGACTACAATATTAATTCATTACTCAATTGGGTCAAAGCGCTACAAAAAGAGGGATACAATAAACCTTTCTTTATTCGAACAGATCCTACCCCCATCGAAGAAAACATTGCAATTTATTATGAAAGAAAAGGGTTGCGAATTTTAGACGCAGCCGGAATAGCTGAGACCGCTCAGTCGGACTATGCGGTGCGTTATAACACAGTTATGGATTTATTGATTGATTCACGTGACAATAATTTACTAGCCACTAACGACGATGCAATTAACTACCTTTATGAAAAACTTCAACCCTTATTTAAGCTGAAAGCTATTCGTAAGAACGATTTGAACCTTGTCTTCGAAAAAGACTACGACTTTTCTGTATATGGAACTGTAACACCTTTTAAAAATAAAGGATTTGGTTACATGGAAAAGTTTTTTGAATTCAAAAAAAATGTCGGGGGAGTTTTTTCTGATCATTTAAAATCACGATTCAATGAGATTTCAAAGTTTTTTGAAGCAAATGATGTTTATCATTTATCAGGGGACAGAGAAGCAAAGATTGAAATGAAGCCTTTTGGCATTAGTAATCCTGCATATCATTGGGATACAGATGAAATAGAGAAAGTTCTTCTTATTCAAAACGAAGACCTCGAAGAAAATTATAGAAAAGCATTCATTTTAGCGTCAATCGGGAAGTGGGAAGAAGCATACAACTTATATTCTAAGCTTCTTCTGCAATCAATCGAAGAATCAAATTGGTGGATTCATTACCTTTCACAAATAAACAGATTTTGGATATACCAATCTATAGTTCAAATGGACAAACAACTAGAATCTATAGGATTCTTAGCTTATGGTATAAGATTCGAACCATTTTCTAAAAACTTTTTAAATCGTATTGAACGGGAAATTAAGAATTTTGATATTGATGAGGTCTACAAAAGTATGCCTTTTGAATTCCAAAAAAAATATAAAATATTGGAATTCCTTAGTGATAACGAATTTTTATATAAAGATATAGTGAAACTCTTTGAGTTAACTAATAAAGTACGAGCTGCAATCAGCAAAGAATCGCATTCCTTCGGTTTAACTAGTATACAAGAGACGCAACTTCGTTTGAATGACAACTTGCGCTTTCTTTACGATAATTACTTATGGGTACACTCTTTTCAAGAGTTCACTCAGTACATGCGTAACTCGCTTATTCTTCAATTCGAAAAAAATGAGTTTGAACGTAATCGGCCAAAGGACGAATTGAGCCTGATGTGGTCATCAGGAAACTCATCCTTTTATATAGATTATTTCGACTTTGTTAACATAGCAAAATCATTCAAACTAGACGATGTAAAACATATTGAAAGAAGTTGCAGTATGGAACTTGTTGAGTTTCAAGATCATAAGTTAATAGAAGACTACTTGCTCCGAATAACAGATAAAATAATAAAACAGTTTTCGAAAGATGAAATGAATATCGTACACTACAGTTTGTTCATTCAAGAAGCAAAAGTAGCATTCTACTTTGCTAAGCATATAAAAATTTCTGATAAAGGTTTATTAAAAATTATTAACATGCTACTATTTTATTTTCCAGAAAGAGAGTTAGATGTCGGACTACGCTATCGATGGATTGAAAGACTTACATTAGGCAGTGGTCTATCTAAAGAAGCGATTTCTGTAATTGAAAGTTTTCTCGTGTTGCAAGTCGGGAAATATGCAGACGAGAATTTTTCAGAACAATCCTCAAATGGCTTTAGATCAAAAGACTTTATCAGTTTACTACTTCATTTTGATGAGAATTTTATTTCTGATCACTTATCGAACTATGCATTGCGCCTTTCAAAAGAGAAGAAAAATCAAGTTAACTTCCTTTTTTCCCTCTATCTTGTTTTAACGCCAGCAGCTAAAAGCCACATTTTGCAATCGAAAGATTTAAATGGTATTGACGGGGTTATGGATAGTGTGAAAGTTGGTATTGTAGAAGATGTTTCCGAACATCAAGATCTTATCTTAGACTACTTAGAACAACAAAAGTTAAAAATTTCTTCTCAAGAAATAAAACTGAAATCGTTTCCTTCTAATAGCTATATCACTCAATTCGCGATTTGGTACTTTATGGATGAATTAACAAGCTCTAAAATGCGAGAATATATTGGAATTGAACCAGAATATGATTTCTTTATTGATCCTCAAAATTTTGATTATGATGAGTTTATCCCTTCTTGGTTAAAAACCTATTCAAAACCTCTTCTAGAAAAAATTAGTGCCAACGAGCATATGAAAGATCATTTAATTGAAATATTGAAAGACAGAATTAAGTTTTCTAATGATAAACGTTATTTCGAAATCTTTGTCGAGTACTTTATGTAATTAAAAAAGCTCACTTTATCTTTCACTAATCGGTTCCTGGATCACCACGCACAATTCGGAAACTATCCTAAATTGTATATTGGTCTAGTACGTCACTTATGCACTATAACTGCTATTATGTTGTATAATAAAACGCTCACTATTTTGTAGTGAGCGTCAGACTGTAGACAAAAGGGTTGGAAATCGTCACGATTTCCAACCCTTTTTCCATTTTGGCACTAAAATCAGAGAAATAATCCCGACTTGGGCTCGGATACTCCTCTGGTTTACGCCGTGATTGGCGTATTCCATGTCCAATTGGCCAACTTCTTCAAATTCATGGCAGCAAAAGTTAGCATCGCCTGCATGGACAATTTTTTCAACCCTCGTTGGGTAGTCCATCGCATGCCATGCTTTTCTTTGGCATCGGCAAATACACGCTCGATCGTTTCTTTACGCTTGCCGTAGATTTCTTTGATTTCATGATGATGCCTTAAATCTTCCGCTATATCCAAGTGGTCTTGCCAGATGTGTCGCTGGATCATCTTCTGACGATTCTGACTGTGCGTACACTGGTCGATGACCGGGCAGGCTGCACAGATGGCAGGTTCAGAGACATACTGTCGATACCCTTCTTTCGTGGTGGTGCGGTAGTTCAAGATCTGCCCTTCCGGACAGAGATAGCAATCATGGTATTCATCATAGACGTACTCACTTTTCTTGAAGAACTCTTTCTTCGTCATTGGCCGCTTGTACGGAAGAACGGGAAGCATCTGATTTTCCAACAGGTAATTCGCGATAGCTGGTGTCTTGTAGGCAGCGTCGGCAGCAACGGCAACCGGTCTTCCGACTTGATCAATAATTTTTTCTACCAATGGCTCAAGCAGCTGACTATCGTGGATATTACCTGGCGTCACGATGTTTGCCAGCACGAATCCTTTCTCGTCTGTAGCTGCATGGAAGGAATAAGCGAATTGCTTG
The Sporosarcina sp. P33 genome window above contains:
- a CDS encoding recombinase family protein → MEHRKFGYIRVSSKDQNEGRQLEAMKKLDINERDIYLDKQSGKNFERVNYQLLKRIIRKGDVLYIHSLDRFGRNKEEILHEWNDLTKNIEADIVVMDMPLLDTTQYKDSMGTFIADLVLQILSWMAEEERERIRKRQREGIDLALQNGVQFGRPKVFVSEEFKEVYRKWKSGEITAVEAMRESGVKKTSFYKLVKTLEEETSSRL
- a CDS encoding tyrosine-type recombinase/integrase yields the protein MRKMYREDEYAHLIQVRGKSAIDKRELLDTLNKLPIRAKAICLVNLVTANRPNEMVRLKISDFDFKNRSVHVYLKKQKRWHTKRLTPEVIIAIEDYIREYNLKTDDYFVGRVYKNERYESTVISEIGYCKALKRWTGGLTGYNFRKSQVVAMQTAGADLPTIAQQTGHKSLETLVQHYLTVSETTLDKYL
- a CDS encoding IS1182 family transposase, giving the protein MMTKNQINEREQLEMLTIEQLVPQDHLVRKLDATIDFSFIYPLVEDLYSPIGRPSIDPVVLIKMTFIQYTFGIRSMRQTIKEIETNVAYRWFLGFGFHTEVPHFSTFGKNYIRRFAETDLFEQIFYRVLKVVADRGLLSPDHVFIDSTHVKASANKRKFQKKVVRKETKAYEKKLQEELNIDRVENGKKPFPPEKFEKEEYKEIKESTTDPESGYYVKDERTKQFAYSFHAATDEKGFVLANIVTPGNIHDSQLLEPLVEKIIDQVGRPVAVAADAAYKTPAIANYLLENQMLPVLPYKRPMTKKEFFKKSEYVYDEYHDCYLCPEGQILNYRTTTKEGYRQYVSEPAICAACPVIDQCTHSQNRQKMIQRHIWQDHLDIAEDLRHHHEIKEIYGKRKETIERVFADAKEKHGMRWTTQRGLKKLSMQAMLTFAAMNLKKLANWTWNTPITA
- a CDS encoding SIR2 family protein encodes the protein MDKLFQYVRELTDASRNGKLVFFVGAGVSTLSDYPQWSKLVDKYHLELYGKVKKERYSADEYLRIPQIFHDVKGEEAYNQILEETFSVDRPTNPIHDKILAMNPAHIITTNYDDLIEKTCWKRGKYFSLISAEDDVACATSPKYLLKVHGDFRRGYTGDHIVLKESDYMNFEQDRPLISNLMKTIMATHTIVFIGYGLGDYNINSLLNWVKALQKEGYNKPFFIRTDPTPIEENIAIYYERKGLRILDAAGIAETAQSDYAVRYNTVMDLLIDSRDNNLLATNDDAINYLYEKLQPLFKLKAIRKNDLNLVFEKDYDFSVYGTVTPFKNKGFGYMEKFFEFKKNVGGVFSDHLKSRFNEISKFFEANDVYHLSGDREAKIEMKPFGISNPAYHWDTDEIEKVLLIQNEDLEENYRKAFILASIGKWEEAYNLYSKLLLQSIEESNWWIHYLSQINRFWIYQSIVQMDKQLESIGFLAYGIRFEPFSKNFLNRIEREIKNFDIDEVYKSMPFEFQKKYKILEFLSDNEFLYKDIVKLFELTNKVRAAISKESHSFGLTSIQETQLRLNDNLRFLYDNYLWVHSFQEFTQYMRNSLILQFEKNEFERNRPKDELSLMWSSGNSSFYIDYFDFVNIAKSFKLDDVKHIERSCSMELVEFQDHKLIEDYLLRITDKIIKQFSKDEMNIVHYSLFIQEAKVAFYFAKHIKISDKGLLKIINMLLFYFPERELDVGLRYRWIERLTLGSGLSKEAISVIESFLVLQVGKYADENFSEQSSNGFRSKDFISLLLHFDENFISDHLSNYALRLSKEKKNQVNFLFSLYLVLTPAAKSHILQSKDLNGIDGVMDSVKVGIVEDVSEHQDLILDYLEQQKLKISSQEIKLKSFPSNSYITQFAIWYFMDELTSSKMREYIGIEPEYDFFIDPQNFDYDEFIPSWLKTYSKPLLEKISANEHMKDHLIEILKDRIKFSNDKRYFEIFVEYFM